GAGGGGTTATTATGATAGGCAGCTGCTCCTAACACGATCGCAGCATCAGCATTTGCTGGTAACTTGGTTTGCCCATACCTCCATACTTGAAGCGCACTAAAAGAAAAGAGTATGAAAGATAGTAAGAAAATTATTTTACAAGTTTTGATTAGATTTGGTATCATCATCGAACATCCTAGATTTTTGTTATATCTCAATAATATACATAAAAGATAAGATTGAAAAGAGTGAATTGTTGAACTGGATAGTTAACATAAATCCCGTTTGCTATATTTTTTAATAAATAACTGCGTCGCTAGACGGGCACTTGCGCTTTTCTTATAAACAATAGTATGATTTTGGTACAAACCTATGTATAATGGTAGTAAGTGAGAGAAAAAGGGGGACGAGTACATTGGATCAACAAACGTTTAAGAAAGAAGTATCCAATTTAACGATGAAACAACTAGCGAATCTCTTTGAACAACTTCAGGCTCGCTATGAACGTGAATATACCGAAATGACAGAAGAATCATTTGTTGCATATTTAATGGCTCTTTCCATCGTATACAATGAACTGTTAGATCGTAAAGGCAGTCAATTTGATCATATAGAAAAAATGTGGACACAAGTTCTTTATAGGGAAGAAGAATAAATAGAGATAGTCGTTCTGATTTTCAAACAAAAATACATCACTTCACAAGTGGTGTATTTTTGTAAAATTTTTTTACAGAGTAAAAAATATAAAAATCTGTCCTTATTCGGATGTTGCTTTTATTTTTGTCTAGCTCCATTGCCCAGCAACTCCGACACACACGATGTGCTAGCGTCAACGTTAGTTCGCACGCCGTGACTGTACTTAGTTGACGTTCCTCATCATTCGTTGCTAAACGGGCGCTAGTGCTTTTCTTAAGAACTATAGAAATAAGGATGTGTAAAGATATGAGAGTAGAAACATTTATGTTAAAAAGTGAAGAAGGTAAACAGGTTCATGCAAAAAAATGGTTATCAGATGATGGTGATGTAAAAGCGGTTGTGCAACTATCGCATGGAATGGCTGAGCATATTGAGCGATATGATGAGTTTGCTTCATTCCTTGTAAAACACGGCTATGCCGTATATGGTCATGATCATCGAGGTCATGGGAATACAGCAGAATCGACAGAAGAATTAGGACATTTTCATGATGAAAATGGCTTTTCACTAGTCGTGGAAGATTTGAAAAGGATGACAGAAATTATAAAGAAAGATTACCCAAACAAGCCCATTATTTTAATGGGGCACAGTATGGGTTCTTTTGTAGCAAGAAGATACATTCAACTGTATGGTGAACAATTATCAGGAGTGATTATATCGGGGACAGGTGGAGATCCTGGTCTAGCAGGAAAAGTAGGAAAAAGACTAGCGATGCGTGAAGCTAAAAGGAAGGGGGCGAGGGTAAAAAGCGAACGGATGGACAAATTAATGTTTGGTCGTTTTAATCAATCCTTTAAACCTAACAGAACAGATTTTGATTGGTTATCTAGAGACCACAGTAAAGTGGATGAATATGTAAATGATCCTTTGTGTGGAGAAATTTGTTCTGCTCAATTTTATCATGATTTGTTAGATGGACTACTATTAATTCATCGTGAGGAAGAAGTGAAAAAAACGCCTAAAGATTTACCTATCTTTATTTTTTCTGGTAGTGAAGACCCTGTTGGTCAAAATACAAAAGGTGTCTTAAAAGTAGTCAAACAATTACAAGAAGCGGGAGTAACTGACCTTCAGTATAAATTTTATGAAAATGGACGTCATGAAATGTTAAATGAAACGAATCGTCAAGAAGTATTTGAAGACGTGTTACACTGGCTAGACCGTCATGTGAATGAATGAAAATACGATGGGATTAATGGAAAATGAATAGTACATGCCTTAATAGAATAAAGCTAATCAATCATTCAAACATAGCAGTTGTGTTAGTTCATGAAATTTATGGAATTAATAACCATATAGAATACAAGTCCAATGACCTTTTTGAAAAAGGTTTTGATGTTTATTGTGAAAACCTTCTAAATAGACCTTCCTTTGGATATGATGAGGAGAAAGAAGCTTATCATTACTTTTATCGTGAAGTTGGCTTACAAAGAGCATATGAACAAACGTTTACTCTTGTAAAGTCATTAAAACGATCCTATCAGAAGGTGGTTATTTGGGGATACAGTGTTGGTGCCACTATCGCTTGGATGTGTAGTGAAGATGGTGAATTCTTGGATGCAGTTGTGGGCTTTTACGGTTCGAGAATTAGAGATTATAGTCGCTTGCATCCACGTGTTCCTGTGTTATTGTTTTATCCTTATGAAGAAACTTCCTTTGATGTGAAAACTTTAGTAGACATTCTGAATAAAAAAGACAAGGTCAAAGTGGATCTATTTAGTGGAGAGCATGGATTTGCGAATCCGTTTTCAAAGAAGTACGATGCTGGCGGTGAAAAAGAATCATTGGCCATAACTTTGAAGTTCTTGGAAATATGGAGGGATGAGTATGGGATATGAACTAAAAACAAAGGAAAATGACAATAATGTCACTGAATTTATTGATCAAATTGAGAAAGAAAAGAAGCGTGAGGACGCATACCAGTTATTAACTATTTTTGAAGAAACGACAGGGTTGAAAGCAAAAATGTGGGGTGAGAGTATTATTGGCTTTGGCTCTTATCATTATAAGTATAAGACCGGTCATGAAGGGGACGCCCCATTAGTCGGTTTTTCTCCTCGTAAATCTAATTTCAGCTTGTACTTTGCGACAGGCGATCCTAATCGAGAAGAGCTTTTAAAGAAGTTAGGGAAGCATAAGGCAGGCAAAGCGTGTGTGTACATTAATAAGCTTGAAGATATCGATATTGATGTGTTAAAAGAGTTTATTCATCAATCTCTTGAATTTCTTAGAAAAACGTACCCGAGTTAAATCAGGTACGTTTTACATTTCCTCATAAGGTAAGACAACGGTGAAGGTGGTACCTTTACCAAGTTCACTAAATACCTTTAATTCTCCTTCATGGAGTTGAATGATTTGCTTAACGATGGCTAAACCTAAGCCTGTTCCTCCTGTAGTTCTGCTCCTTGCTTTATCCGCTCTAAAAAAGCGTTCTCCAATATGTTTCACATCTTCTTCACTCATTCCCATTCCATAATCGATTATATTTATGAAGATGTTCTTATTTTCAAGTGTTAATTGAACGTGGATCGAACTTCCGTCATCTGAATAACGAATGGCATTTTCAATTAAGTTATATACGACTTGCATCATTCTTTCATAGTCGCCGAAAAAGATGATTTCATCATTTAGTTGCTTTTTTAAGGTCATTGACCGTTCGTTTAAGATGGGGATAAACCGTTCGATGGTATCTTCAATTAGTTGGGAGAAAACGAAAGGTTGTTTATTAATTACTTCTTTCATCTCTTCTAGTTGCGCTAGATCTAATAAATCGGTAACAAGACGTTTCATCCTATCTGTTTCTCGATCAATTAACTCACTGTATTGATTCGCTTCTTCTTTCGACTTGAATATATTTTCTTTTAAGGCATGGCTATAGCCCTTTATATATGTTAAAGGGGTGCGCAGTTCATGAGCTACGTTTGCTAAAAAGTCTCTTCGATGTTGGTCGTGTAAATGAAGAGATTCGGACATTTGATTAAAAGCCTCTGCTAGCTTACCAACCTCATCTTTTGTTTCAATGGGTACTCTTTTGGAAAAATCCCCTTTGGAAACGTTTCTTGAAAATTGAATCATCTTTTCAATAGGTGTTAACAATCTTTCTGTCATCCGATCGACGATAAAAAAAATGATGATAAAAAATAACCCACCGCTTCCAATTAAAATCGGGGTAGAGTATGTAAATACCTCCTCTATAGGTTCTAAAGGCAAGTATAAGTAAATGACTCCATGCAAAGTTTGGTTATCAAGAAGGGGGAGCACTACTCCTGTAATGGTTCGATTAAACCTTTCCTCATATCCTGTTTTTAAGAGCATCTCACCAGATAACAATGTTCGTCTTTCTTCTTCTCCAATAAGAGAATCATGACCAATCTCAAATGGGAGACAGGCACTTAATTCTCTTGGATTGTCGATGAGCATTACTTCGGATTCAGAAACGGAATTATGAAAATTTATTTTCTCTTTGAATTCCTCTGTAATAGGACCTGATTGATAGATTGCCGAAATCCTCTCCCCTTCATCAATTAACATATCTTCAACATTTTGGATATATAATTCCTGATAAAGAAAATCAATAAAGATAAAAGAAAAACCGATCGTCATTAAGACGAAGCTAAAAACAATTAAACGAACTTTGGTGTAGAGGCTGAGGGAAGATAATTTCATTCGTCGACCACAAACTTATAACCAATTCCCCAAACCGTTTTAATGATGTTTCCATTATCTTTCATTTTAAGTCTAAGCGTTTTAATATGAGTATCCACTGTTCTTGCACTACCAGAGTAATCATACCCCCAAATTTTTTCTAGAAGTTGTTCTCGGTCAAAGACTCGTCCTTTATTTTTGGCTAAAAAATGAAGGAGTTCGAATTCTTTTAGCGTTAAAGAAATGGGCTCACTATTTAATTTGACAGTCCGTCCTTCTAGGTCGAACTCTAGTCCCCCAATAGTTAATCCTTCAGATGGGTGTTTCATCACGTGAAAGCGGCGCAAAACAACCTCAACGCGAGCGACTAATTCACCTGGGCTAAAAGGCTTAACGATATAGTCTTCTGCTCCTAGTTTTAAGCCGTAAATTCGATCCCATTCGTCTCCTCTTGCCGTTAGAAAAATGATTGGAGTTTTCTCGTTTTCTAATATTTTCTCTGCAACAGTGAAACCATCCATTTCCGGCATCATCACATCAAGGAGGATTAAGTTTGGCTTAATCGATGTTACAATTTTTAAAGCTTCCTTTCCGTTAGCGGCCGTTATACAATTGTAGCCTTCTTTTAGTAAATTTAATTCAATGAGTTCTCTCATTTCCGGTTCATCATCAACTATTAAAATGGTTAATGGATTATTCATCATGTTCCCTCGTTTCGTATCAGGAGTTGAAATGGACCTTCTCCTACATCTATTTCTTTAAGAATAGTCAAATCTGTTGGATCGATTTTTAATAATTTATTGTTATCGTATAAATCAACATATAAGGAATCGTGATAATAGACGATAGAGAAAGGATTTGGTCCAATTGTTTTTGTTGATTCTATTTTATATGTCTTCATATTAATTTTAAAGAGTTGGTTTGAACCATGACTAATTACATAAACGTATTGCCCATGACTTGCAAATCCGATGGGCATCGTTCCAGCTGGAATATGGAAGAATTCTTCTCCACTAGTTATGTCATAAAGAATCACATTTTCTTGAATATGCTCTCCTTGTCCGTGTCCGCCTAACCATAGTTTGTTTTCATTCATGAACCCGTCTACGACCTTTTCATCTGTAGAAAAAGTGTTTGTCACATTTAAGTGACTTAAATCAATCACGGTCATTTTATTTTTATTATACAGACTTACAAAAAGCTTGTTTTCATGAGGTAGTAATAAAAAAGGTTTTCCCTCTACCTGAACTTCTGTTTGTTTTTGTCCGTTTAAGGAATAAAGGTCTACGGAGTTGTTCGCTTGGTTTGAAAAATAAACTGTATCGTTGTATACGATCACTTTTTCCATACCTTTTCCTATCTCCCATGAAGCGATTTGCTGTCCTGTTGATAACTGATAGATGAATGCTTGATTATTTTTGGGGTGCATAAACAAAATCTCATCATAGTTTAGTAGTACGGCATCCTTAAAAGGGTGGTCAAGCTTCCAAGTGATGACTTTGTCTTCTTGTTCATTATAGAATGTTATAGTAGAATCAAGAATATTTAAGCTAATAATAAGAGCGTTTTCTGTTTTAATAGCAGGTTGTTGCTCTGAAGAACAACCAACAAATAAACATAATATGATGATAATTAAAATCGTTTTTTTCATGCATTAACACGCACCTTTTCGGCATTCTCCTCTAACCAATCATTATAACCAAAGATTGTGAAAAAAGTTTGAAAACCTTGCTTGTTTATTTTAGATTTCACATTTTAAACACAAGTTGTTGTTATATTATGAAGAGAATCAGAAGGAGGGCAACGATATGAAAAAATGGCTTACGTTGACGATTACATGTTTAGCATTTTTTGTAATGGTCGCTTGTGGAAATAATGAACAAGAAGAAACAAAATCTGAATCGACAATACAAATGATTGAAACGGAGATCAACTTTCCGGAAAAAATCAATGTAAATGAAGAGGTAACAATATCAGCTACAGTGACTCAAGGAGAAGAAGCAATTGAGGATGCAGATGATGTGATTTTTGAAATTTGGCTTGGAGAAGAAAAAGCAAACTCTAATAAAGTGGAGGCAACTCACCAAGGTAAAGGGGTCTATTCTATTGACTACACCTTTACAGAAGCAGGTGAATATAACGTTCAAGCTCATACACAAGCGCGAGAAATGCATGTCATGCCAACAGAAGTCGTTCAAGTGGGAGAAATGGGAATGGGCAATAGTGGGGTCGCGAAGGGTGAACATGATCATCTTGGAGCAACAATGATCCATTTTATGGCGCCTGATTCTATTCAAGCAGATGAAGAAACTGAAATTATGGCTCATATAGAAAAAGATGGACAACCGATTGAGGAAGCAAATGTTCAGTTTGAAATCAGTCAATCTGGAAGTGACGACACGAAATTAGTAGAAGCAGAAGAAATAGAACCAGGGAAATATAGTGCACCTTATATATTTGATAAAGGAATGCATATGGTCAAGATTACCGTTAAAACAGACGATCTTGATGAAACAACAGAAGAAATGGTGATGGTGGAATAATATTAACCAAACCATTTATAAGGTAAATGTAAGGGATGTATGAAAAGTAATTTTTTAGACAAAATCATGATAAAAGAAAAACCCAAAAATGCTGTTATATCGACATTTTTGGGTTTTTAATTCATCCTCATTTACTATGAACATGGACTTTCTGTACAGTCCCTTACTAATGAAGGGTTTTATTTGTTTGAGCGTTTGGCATTTGTGGAGTTCCTTGGGCTTTTTGGAAACCATTCACCATGTATTGCATGTCTTTTTGTGAAAGCTGTGGCACTTGATAGTAACGGTTTTTATTTTGGTAAAGGAAAATCTCGTAAGCCATCTCAATATAGTTTGGAACAAGGGCTGCTAGCACGCGGCGAACAACAGGGTTCGTCGTTTCAACAGAAGTCATAGCTAATAGTGAAGAATTTGCTTTAATGAGCCCAAGCATATGACCGGATATGCCTCCATCCTTCACATCGGATAAAGATTGATTTGGCTTTTTAGGCTGAGTTGGCTGAACTCCATAGACGACGTCATTGCTTTCTTTCATCATATACGTAGATGTTTTTTGGTTTGGTTCTTGTCCAGTTTGAAAACATTCAACAATAATGTTGTATTGGTCTGTGATGTATTGATATTGTCTGTCTAAAATATCTAACAAAACAGAATCTGTTACGTATTGACGGAAGATCATATACGAATCAAGAATGTTGACAATTCCAGCTAGCATTTCATGTAAGTCATACACTTCATGTCCGCCATGATTCATTACATGCTGTTGATTTGGAATCGACGTTTGATTTCCTTGAGTTTGATTGGTTGCTTGTTTATTCATGTTCATCAAGATCAAGTTCCCTCCACCAAATGAATTGTGAAGTATTCCTTCACATTCAATTAGTTTGTCTTTATTCTTACTATCCATGTAGAGAACTTTTTGTTATTTATTTGCAGATATAATGAAACGGTGTTGCCTCACTTCAATATATCCAGTGGATTGGATTCTTTGATCAATCATGTTTAATTCATCCATATAATCTATTGGATCAAAGTTGATAATCTGCCATGGGATCGCCTTTAAATAATAAAGAATGGCCCCAACATCATAAAAGCGTTGTTCTGGAAACTCCTCTTTACAAAAGGTAACCGATAATCCTGCATTTTTTAGATCTTTTACTGCATTAGACAAATTCCAATTCAGATACTCTCCATTGACGGGAACACCAAACAACTTGTTAAGATCGGCACAATCGGCCCCCCCTACTTGTTGAGTGATGAATGTACCGTTATTCGTTAAAATTCTCTTTACCTCATTTACATTATAAGACTCATGACGATTAATAACTAAATCAAAGGAACTAGAAGCAAAAGGTAGGTTATGATCTCCCTGAATTTCTTTCACTTTAACACCTAAAGGCTCCAGTCTTTGTTTGGCAATTTGAACATTAGGTTTATATTGCTCAGTAGCTGCAATCTTTTTTGGGAAAGGCTGTAGAGTACTTAGTAATTCGCCCCCACCCGTTCCCATGTCTAACATGGAATTAGATCTTTGCATATAAGGAAGCACACTACTCCCATATGACCAAGACAGCATTTCTTCTTGCATTCTTCCACTATTTAAAAGACAAGAAAAGTCCCAACCAGAAAAATCTAAATTTGATAAGCGTACATATTCTTTAACATCCATTATTTGTCCTCCTCATTTTTTAATTTGAATTTTTTTAAAACGAAAGGAGGACCTCTAGCGTAAGGTTGTTATGTTTCATGCTCCATTATAAATTCACTCTTTCTCTTTTGCTTTTTAGTTAAGATTGGTTGTTTAAATTTGATATAATGATGATGAACTCTTTTTATGGAGTATATCATATAATTTTACAAAGGTGTGAAATAATTGGGGAAGTTTATTTCTTGGTTACTAATTATCACGGGTGGGGTTTTATTAGCATTTGGTGGATGGAAAATATACGACACTAATCAACAGACGACCCATTCTTTAGCAGAAGCGAAAGAAATTGTTGGTAATCAATTAGAAACAACAGATGAAGAAAAAAAGGTGGAAGCTGAAAAATTCACTCCTGGTGTAGGAGATGTCATTGGTGTTTTAGAATTACCAACGATTGATGCTGAATTGCCCATTGTTGAAGGGACAGACCCAGATGATTTAGAGAAAGGGGTCGGACATTATAAAGGGAGCTATTATCCAGATGAAACGGGACAGATCGTCTTATCAGGTCATCGTGATACCGTGTTTCGTAAGGCGGGGGATTTAAAAATAGGCGATCAAATTAAGGTTCAAATGCCTTACGGTGAATATACGTATGAAATCTTGGATACAAAAATTGTCGATAAAGATGATACTAGCATCATTACACTCCAAAGTGAAAAGGAAGAGTTACTAATAACAACTTGTTATCCGTTTAGTTATGTAGGAGATGCTCCGGAAAGATATATTATTTATGCCGAAAAAATAGAGGGCTAAATTCTAGTCCTCTATTCTTTTTAAATCATCAGGTACAGGAGTATTTATAATTAATTTTTGCTTTGTAATCGGGTGAACGAATTCAATTTTATAAGCGTGAAGAGCTTGTCTACTTATTCGTTCTGTTCCTCCTCCATATAAAGTATCGCCCATGATAGGATAACCAATATGACTTAAATGAACGCGAATTTGATGTGTTCTTCCAGTGTCAAGCTGTAAGTTTACTATTGA
This portion of the Bacillus carboniphilus genome encodes:
- a CDS encoding FixH family protein, coding for MKKWLTLTITCLAFFVMVACGNNEQEETKSESTIQMIETEINFPEKINVNEEVTISATVTQGEEAIEDADDVIFEIWLGEEKANSNKVEATHQGKGVYSIDYTFTEAGEYNVQAHTQAREMHVMPTEVVQVGEMGMGNSGVAKGEHDHLGATMIHFMAPDSIQADEETEIMAHIEKDGQPIEEANVQFEISQSGSDDTKLVEAEEIEPGKYSAPYIFDKGMHMVKITVKTDDLDETTEEMVMVE
- a CDS encoding DUF1801 domain-containing protein is translated as MGYELKTKENDNNVTEFIDQIEKEKKREDAYQLLTIFEETTGLKAKMWGESIIGFGSYHYKYKTGHEGDAPLVGFSPRKSNFSLYFATGDPNREELLKKLGKHKAGKACVYINKLEDIDIDVLKEFIHQSLEFLRKTYPS
- a CDS encoding spore coat protein, producing the protein MNKQATNQTQGNQTSIPNQQHVMNHGGHEVYDLHEMLAGIVNILDSYMIFRQYVTDSVLLDILDRQYQYITDQYNIIVECFQTGQEPNQKTSTYMMKESNDVVYGVQPTQPKKPNQSLSDVKDGGISGHMLGLIKANSSLLAMTSVETTNPVVRRVLAALVPNYIEMAYEIFLYQNKNRYYQVPQLSQKDMQYMVNGFQKAQGTPQMPNAQTNKTLH
- a CDS encoding alpha/beta hydrolase gives rise to the protein MRVETFMLKSEEGKQVHAKKWLSDDGDVKAVVQLSHGMAEHIERYDEFASFLVKHGYAVYGHDHRGHGNTAESTEELGHFHDENGFSLVVEDLKRMTEIIKKDYPNKPIILMGHSMGSFVARRYIQLYGEQLSGVIISGTGGDPGLAGKVGKRLAMREAKRKGARVKSERMDKLMFGRFNQSFKPNRTDFDWLSRDHSKVDEYVNDPLCGEICSAQFYHDLLDGLLLIHREEEVKKTPKDLPIFIFSGSEDPVGQNTKGVLKVVKQLQEAGVTDLQYKFYENGRHEMLNETNRQEVFEDVLHWLDRHVNE
- a CDS encoding sensor histidine kinase; this encodes MKLSSLSLYTKVRLIVFSFVLMTIGFSFIFIDFLYQELYIQNVEDMLIDEGERISAIYQSGPITEEFKEKINFHNSVSESEVMLIDNPRELSACLPFEIGHDSLIGEEERRTLLSGEMLLKTGYEERFNRTITGVVLPLLDNQTLHGVIYLYLPLEPIEEVFTYSTPILIGSGGLFFIIIFFIVDRMTERLLTPIEKMIQFSRNVSKGDFSKRVPIETKDEVGKLAEAFNQMSESLHLHDQHRRDFLANVAHELRTPLTYIKGYSHALKENIFKSKEEANQYSELIDRETDRMKRLVTDLLDLAQLEEMKEVINKQPFVFSQLIEDTIERFIPILNERSMTLKKQLNDEIIFFGDYERMMQVVYNLIENAIRYSDDGSSIHVQLTLENKNIFINIIDYGMGMSEEDVKHIGERFFRADKARSRTTGGTGLGLAIVKQIIQLHEGELKVFSELGKGTTFTVVLPYEEM
- a CDS encoding class D sortase; the encoded protein is MGKFISWLLIITGGVLLAFGGWKIYDTNQQTTHSLAEAKEIVGNQLETTDEEKKVEAEKFTPGVGDVIGVLELPTIDAELPIVEGTDPDDLEKGVGHYKGSYYPDETGQIVLSGHRDTVFRKAGDLKIGDQIKVQMPYGEYTYEILDTKIVDKDDTSIITLQSEKEELLITTCYPFSYVGDAPERYIIYAEKIEG
- a CDS encoding dienelactone hydrolase family protein yields the protein MNSTCLNRIKLINHSNIAVVLVHEIYGINNHIEYKSNDLFEKGFDVYCENLLNRPSFGYDEEKEAYHYFYREVGLQRAYEQTFTLVKSLKRSYQKVVIWGYSVGATIAWMCSEDGEFLDAVVGFYGSRIRDYSRLHPRVPVLLFYPYEETSFDVKTLVDILNKKDKVKVDLFSGEHGFANPFSKKYDAGGEKESLAITLKFLEIWRDEYGI
- a CDS encoding response regulator transcription factor encodes the protein MNNPLTILIVDDEPEMRELIELNLLKEGYNCITAANGKEALKIVTSIKPNLILLDVMMPEMDGFTVAEKILENEKTPIIFLTARGDEWDRIYGLKLGAEDYIVKPFSPGELVARVEVVLRRFHVMKHPSEGLTIGGLEFDLEGRTVKLNSEPISLTLKEFELLHFLAKNKGRVFDREQLLEKIWGYDYSGSARTVDTHIKTLRLKMKDNGNIIKTVWGIGYKFVVDE
- a CDS encoding class I SAM-dependent methyltransferase, with the translated sequence MDVKEYVRLSNLDFSGWDFSCLLNSGRMQEEMLSWSYGSSVLPYMQRSNSMLDMGTGGGELLSTLQPFPKKIAATEQYKPNVQIAKQRLEPLGVKVKEIQGDHNLPFASSSFDLVINRHESYNVNEVKRILTNNGTFITQQVGGADCADLNKLFGVPVNGEYLNWNLSNAVKDLKNAGLSVTFCKEEFPEQRFYDVGAILYYLKAIPWQIINFDPIDYMDELNMIDQRIQSTGYIEVRQHRFIISANK